CTGGGTGAATTGGCTGGCACACTGGGGTGGAAAGGATTCAGAAAAGTAGCCGGGAAGTACTGGAAAACCGGATTGGGTGAATTTTACAGGTCCTATTCCAAGTCAGCATTCACCAAAGCCCTCCAGGAACTACTACCAGAAATACAAAAAAATGACCTGGAACCGGGTGGGTCTGGTGTGAGGGCACAAGCCTGTGACCGTGAAGGTGGCCTGATCGATGATTTTTTGATCTTGGAAAGCGATAAAGTGATCAATGTAGGCAATGCACCCTCTCCGGCAGCCACCTCGTCGCTGGCCATCGGCGAACATGTAGCAGGGCTGGCCTTGAAACGATTTGAGAAAGTGACAGTAGAGAAGAGCTAAAAGGAAAGGCCCTCCATTAACAATGGAGGGCCTTTCCTTTCTTAGCAACACTTATGAAGCCTCTTTTCAGAAATTGTCCAAAGCGTTTTGATAGTCTTCTATCTGCTTTTCAATCACCTTTTTATCTCCTACCACCACGATGGTCATTTTCTCATAATCCAGATACTTACGAGTCATCTCAGTCACCTGCTCGGGTGTGACGGCATAAACATTCTTTACATATTCGGTGAGGTATGAGTCATCCAGGCCGTATAAGTCTAGAAACGACAGCTGACCGATAATTCCACCAGGAGATGAGTTTTGCAAAACAAATATCCCTGCTCTATAATTCTTAATACCGTCCAATTCTTCAACTCCCGGGACCTCACTCCTCAGCTTATTGATCTCATACGAAATCTCCTTGAGAGAAGGCCCTGTAACATCAGTGGTCACATCTGCCATTTCATACCAGGTGGCAGCTCCATACCTGGTATCTACTGTACTTCTGGGTGAGTACGTATAGCCTTTGTCTTCCCTAATGTTCGAGGTGATCCTGGAGGCAAAAGAACCTCCCAACAAATAATTGGTCACAGAAAGTGGAATGAAATCCGGATGCGAAGGATCTACCACAGGCAGCCCCATGATGATAGTAGACTGGGGAGCATCTGCCCTATCCAGAATTTCCACACCGGGCTTAGCCACAGCCTCAGGCACATCAAAGCTCACAGCAGGGCCTGTGACCCACTGCGAGAAGGCTTTGGTTATTGCCTCCTTCATCTCAGCCTCATTGAAAACGCCAGCCACATACACCACCGTACGCTGAGCTCCAAAATTGTCGCTGTAAAATTTGCGTACATCATCAATGGTGTAGCTATCCAGTATTTCCTCTGTAGGGTAGATATCTCCATAAGGATGATTTCCATATATAATCTTATTGAACTTCTCCGTAGCCTGAGGCTGCGGCCTGGACATCTGAACACTCAGGTCTCTTTTCCTGTCATTGATCAATCTGCTGAGTTCTCCTCCTGGAAAAGCCGGCTGCTGCAACACATCGGCGATCAGGCCTACAAGGTCAGCACCAAATTCGGAAAGCACCTCGCCTGACGCTGTGGTCTGGTTGGGGCCTACTCCTATATTGATCTGACCACCCATATTAGCGGCAGCCAGTGATACCTCCTGAGCTGTGCGGGTGGTGGTGCCCTCCTGCATCAGGTCAGCGGTAATATCTGCCAACCATATCTGACCTTCCCCTTCATGAATATTGCCGGTTTTCACTACAGCACTGACAGTCACCTTCGGAAGGTTTCCGTAAGGTATCATCACCACAGTCAAACCATTATCCAGTTTGAAAGTGGTTTTCTCAGGTAGGGTAAAATCCTTTGGAGTTCCTCCGGCGGGTGGTGTTTGTTTTTGAGCAAACACTGCCAGGCAAATAACGATGTTGAATAAATATAATGTAATGCGCTTCATGACCTTATCAATTTTCTTCAGTAGTAGGTTCCAAAATCAAAATCGTTCGATTTTCAGGCACGAGGTATTCCTCTGCCGTGCGTTTCAATAGGTCAGGAGTGATTTTCCTGAACTCGCCTTCCAGAAGGTTGATTCTTCCCGGGTCATCATCGAAAAGGGCAAAAGAAGCCAAAAGGTCAGCGCGTCCAAATCCGAAAAAACCTCCCAAATTGGAGTAAAGATCCGACCTCATTTTGATCAATGCCCGATCCAAATCTGCCTGAGTCACTTCCTTGGAGGTGAACTCATCAATCGCCTGATTTAACACTGCAGTAATGCTATCGGAGGGTACTTCCGCATCATGAATGAGTGACCCCATCCACAACATCGGACCATTATAGTTAAACATGTTTCCGAGTAAGTTGATCCCTCCATCCACAGATCCTGTATATCCTTTTTCCTTTACAAAGCGCTGATTTAGCAACGCATCGTCTCCCTGCAGCAAGAGTTGATCAATTAATCCCATGGCATAATACTCTGGTGTATTGCGCTCTGGCATGTGATAGGCAAAGGCCAATGCAGGGCGAGTGGCCAGCTTATCTGGTTTGCTAAACACCTTTTCGGCTGTTTGCTTAGGCTCTGAAATATCCGCTACCGGAGGCAACTCAGCTGAAGGCAAGTCACCAAAATACTCCTGAATCCATTGTCTGGTCTCGTCCTTCTCAAAATCCCCTACTACCACCAGTACTGCGTTATTAGGAGCATAGAAGGTATCAAAAAAGCTTTTCACATCTTCAAGAGTGGCTGCATCCAGATCTTCCAGGTCTCCATAAAAGTTGTGTGCATTATACCAGTTTTCATTGGCGTACTGTGGCATATCCAACCAGGGAAATCCTCCATAGGGTTGGTTCAGTACATTAACTTTTACCTCATTCTTCACTACTCCCTGTTGGTTGATCAGGTTATCCTCAGTGATGGCCAAACCGCTCATTCTGTCTGCCTCTGCCCACAAGGCAGTCTGTAGTTTGTGCGCCGGCAAAATCTCAAAATAATTGGTGAAATCGAATCTGGTAGATCCATTGAGGACTCCCCCATTTTGTTGTACCAGTTTCACAAACTCCATTTTGCCTAAGTTCTCTGATCCCTGAAACATCATGTGTTCAAAAAGATGAGCAAAACCTGTTCGATCCTGGGGTTCGATCCTGAACCCAATGTTATAATACACCGCCACAACCACAGTCGGAGCAGTTTTATCCTGAGAAAAAACCACTTTCAACCCGTTGTTGAGCTTATAATAATCTACTGGCACTTGGTATGAATAGTCCTGAGGGGATTCTGCCTTTTGGGGATTGCACCCAAACATCAGAGACACCAGCACCACACCTGTCCATTTGCATATTTTGTTCATATTGAAAAAATTTAAACTTTTAGTAGCGTGTTTCTTGTTAAAGGTAACAAATCACAAATCTCACTTGTCAGACTTTTTATGAACGGATTAAAATTATTAAGTACGGTAATTATCCTTGGAATCCTCAGCCAGGCATGCGCCCAGGAAAAAACAGCTAATGAGAGCGGCCAGGAGAAAACTACAGAAAGTGATATCATCCCAATTAAACTAGCAAATTCGGAATGGAAGCAAAGACTTTCACCGGAAGCCTATTATGTAATGAGAGAGCAAGGCACAGAGCGTGCTTTTACAGGAGCCTATTGGGATCATAAAAAAGAAGGAACTTATGTGTGTAAAGCCTGTGACCTACCTCTATTCAGCTCTGAGACCAAATTCAAATCCGGTACAGGGTGGCCGAGTTTCTATGAGCCTCTGGCAAAGTCAAATGTAGGGGAAGAAAAAGACTCTTCATACGGGATGGCTCGCACCGAAGTGCATTGTGCCAGATGTGGTGGTCACCTAGGACATATTTTCCCTGATGGCCCCAAACCCACAGGTTTGAGGTACTGCATCAACTCTGTATCTCTGAATTTTAAACCGAAGGACTGATTCCGAGCTGCTCGTGGATGAACGCCTCTGCCCGCTTCTCCATATAACTGTAGGCATTTCCCGGCAAGGTAAATCCAACGTGTCCTCCCTTTTTGGGTGTTTCCAGGTAAACAAATTCGCTTTGATGAGCAATGTCATAAGGCGAACAGGCAGGCCCCAACATCGGATCGTTTTGAGCATTCACTATCAACACTGGTACGCTTATGCCTGGTAAGTATTGATCGCACGTAGCAGATGCAAAAAAATCGTCCTTACTCTGAAAGCCATGAAGGGGAGCCGTGTATCTATCATGAAAAGTATCAAAATCTTTCAGTGAATCTAGCCCCTCTGAAGAAACCACCCCTGGGTGCGCCTCAGCCTTGATCCTGATTTTCTCCACCAGCTTCTTCAAAAAACGCTGCTCATAGAGTCTATTCTCCTTTTTCAGAAGTTGGATCGCACTGTCCCGTAGGTCACAGGGTACGGAGAAGAAAACACCACCCTTGATCTCGGAAGCTCGTGACTGCTCACCGAGGTATTTCAGGCTCATGCTTCCCCCCATGGAATATCCCACCAGCGCCACCGATTCGTAACCTTCCTCCAGCACCCGATCAATGACCACTGACAGGTCTTCTGTGTCGCCATGATGATAAAATCGAGGCAAACGATTCATCTCTCCGCTACAGCTCCGGCAGTTCCATGCCATAACGTCCCATCCCCGATCTCTGAAAAATTTGGCAGTGCGCTTGACATAGTACCTTTCCGATCCACCTTCAAGTCCGTGAGTAATCACAATACACCTGTCTTTGTTGTTTTTGATCCAGTCTAAATCCAAAAAATCTCCATCTCCAAGCTCAAGCCGTTCGCGCTCATAGAGGTCGTTGGGCTCCTTAAAGAACATGGAGGGCACAATGGTCTCAAGGTGAGCATTGAAAAGGTAAAATGGCGGATTCTTGTATTCCGATTTCTTAATAACAGGCATTCACATTATTTATCGGAGTTCTGGCACTAGTTATCCAGGGCACCATCTTCTACCCAGCACGCAATCAGGTCTATTTGCTGCTGAGTGAGATCTGGTCTTCCGGCTGGCGGCATCTGTCCGGCATTGGTTCTGACCTTGATACGAGCTGCCTGCCCGATAACCGAAGCCTTACTCGTGAGCTGTGGCGACTGCACATCTCCATGACACCCTTGCACAGCACAGTTGGCACTGATGATAGGCATAATATCAGCATCAAGACTGACACCAGTGTCGATAGTGGCAGAAACAGAAGCTACGCATCCGCTTTCATCCTTAACAGAAAAAGTGTAATCCCCGGCTGCAAGTCCATCAAACTCTGAAGACGATTGAAAAGTACTGCCATCCTTGCTATAAGTGTAATCCCCATTACCGGATGAGGCTCCCAGAGAAACCGAGCCGTTGGCTGAGCCACAACCAGCTGAAGACTGGCTTGCAACAGCAAGCGTCACCCCACCACTCTCAGAAGCAATATTCGTACTAACAGTCGCGGTACAGCCATTCTGATCCATCGCAGTAACGGTATAATTGCCAGCAGACAAGGCATCAAAGGTGCCCTCTTGCTGAAAGTCCGTACCATTTATACTAAAGGTCACAGCGCCCTCGCCACCAGTAGAACTAGCTACCAGACCTCCCTTGTCTGAGCATGTGGTAGGCTCCACGGAGACAATGCTCACCACGAGATCCGACCCTGAACAATCTTTCTTTAAATCGCTCTCCTTTTCGGACGAGCATGACACAACAATCAATAGGAGGATAAAGGAAATGGAATGAGATCTTTTCATCTGACTGACAGGTAGGTGAACAACTAAACAGTAATTAAACAATATGAATGTACAAAAACCTGAAGATAGATACGGAAATTTTAACTTACATCTTCCAAATGATCCTCCAATACTTCCCAGGTATGATCCGAAAGGAGCCTAACAGAAGCTTCATGCTTCTCAAAAGGCAGCTTACGTCCCCACTCAGCAGGCGCTATCATGGAAAGAAATTCGCTTCCGTCTTTTCTCCTGTACAGGTGGTAAACCTGATGTATAACCGGAGTGAAATTCAGAGTAGACTGATAAATTCGTTCGGAGACCTTTACTCGCATTTTGAGTTCATGGGCCTGCTCCATAAGCACCCGCATCTGGTCCATGACCTGCCTAAACTGCCGGTCTGTTTGATCATGCATGGCTGCCAGGGCCTGGCCTTTTATTTTTCCTTTGTCCTCAGGCTTGATAAGTGCACTGCCCACTGTGTGAGCAAATGCGATTAACCCTGGAAAATCAGTGATTTTTTCACGCTCCTTCTCCAGATCTATTTTGGAGACGTCAATTTTGTTTGCTTGCATCTTTTATTCCGCTATACGCTCGGGTAAGCTCTTTTTTGCTCCCGGCCAGGTGGTTCTTCTGCTCATATCATAGCCGATAGCCATCATGATCATGAGAAATATAAGTGCCACAATAAAAAAAACCTTCTTAGATCTTTTCATATCCATCAAGTGAACTGCAAATTTGAGGAATAGTTTTAAGATAAGATATGACGATAGACGGTAAATTAATCGAGAAATCACCTACCCAGGATGTAACGGACTCTTTCAAGAAAAGAGAATTTGTAGTGGAGTATGCGGAAAATCCGCAATACCCGGAGTTTTTAAAATTTGAACTCATCCAGACCAACTGTCAGCAATTAGACGGTTTTGAAGTAGGAGATGAAATGACCATTTCATTCAACCTGAAGGGAAGAAAGTGGAATGACCCAAAAGGAGGTACCAAATACTTCAACAGCCTCCAGGCATGGAGACTCGATAAAAAATCAGGCTCAGGAGATACGCCTCCTCCGCCACAAACCGATGAAGGGTGGATGAAGGAAGACTTCTCTTCTGATGAAGACCTACCCTTTTAAATTGCGCTTTTTCCTGAACGTTATGGGAATATAGTCGTCGGTAGGCAATCCAAGGTGTGCAAGGTCCCAGTCACGGTCATAACTGTTGACAAGTTGGCGAATACACTCCACCCGATCTTCTGTGGGAAAAGGACATTGATCCCAATAGAAAATCTCAACGCGATAGTTATATTGCTTTTTGATACCATTTACCCGTACCTCAACCTCTATGTCCTGTTCTTCGTTAAGTTGAGGAATGTCGATGCCTATGATTCCCATGAGTGTTTCTGTTTGTTTCTATTGGAATAACAAAAAATATACCCAATTGCTTAACGTACTTATTATCAATCATTTAAACCAACAACCTATTGAGCAAGTGCCCGTTTAAGAACATGAAAATGTCCAAAATCAGATCACAAATAGGATTAGCCGTACTTGCTTTCAGCCTGGGCTTACTTACCACCTCCTGTAACAGTAAAGCAGAACACAGACCCTCCCCTCCCGCCAGCGACTCTGTGCAGGTAAATGGAGTTTCGATCAATGTAGAATATAGCAGTCCGGGGGTGAAGAAACGAAAAATCTGGGGAGAGCTGGTTCCATATAATGAAATCTGGCGCACAGGAGCCAATAAGGCAACCTTTCTAAACACCTCTGGGGATATCCTGATTAATGGAGAGACGCTACCCAAAGGCACATATGCCATTTTCACAATCCCAACAGATAGTACCTGGACCATCATATTTAATGAAGAATGGGATCAATGGGGCTCCTACAACTACAATCAAAACAAGGATATTTTCAGACTGATTGTTACTCCAAGTAAATCGGATTTCGACGAACGAATGAAGTTTACCCTAACGAAAAATGCACTCACCTTTGATTGGGAAGAGCTATCCTACGAATTAACAATTGATACGCCGTAGCGTCCTGCTCTTTATTTTAACTCACGAATGGCATCCATGGTCACTCTGATCATCAGATCTCCCAGCGCCTGAATGGTCTCATCGCATTCGTTAATCATGAAACGTCTCTTCATAAACTTGGGATCCATAAATCCCAAATAGACATCTCCAAACTCCTCCCATACGATTATTTCAAGGGGCAGGTCAAGCGCAGCAGTCTGCTGACAGTTGATTAAAGTGGTAGTTAGAGTGGGATCTTCAAACAGGATACTTCTGGTCGGTGGTAGTTTCAAACCTCTTTCTTTGGCAATGCCATCGTGAGACACTACTTCAAAAAAGATCAATTCTTCCTTAGAATCAATAATCTCCAAAATCTTAGCAACCGTTTCGTCAACACTTTTCTCGGTTCTGAAAACCGATAAATTTTGACTGTAAGAAAGCTGAAAGCCAAAGATCAAAAACGCACAACAAATGAACTTTAACATGTAAAAGGTGCCCAAAAGAGCATTAACCATTTGCTAAAAAAGGAAATCTTAGGGTCTGGGAAAAGTAATTGGCCAAATAATTGTCAAAATGTGACTTTTTTTATCGGGTTTGAAAATCTTTGAATGATTTAATAAAAAGATTCATTCCAGTGGATTTTTTTAAAGTACATTTATTTTTGCTAAAATGGATCAAAGCAATTTCTATGAACATATATGCCAAGCTCACCCTTCTCTGTGTCTCTCTAGTCTTTTTCACCTCTTCGGTGCTTTACTTCTTTGTAAACCGGGAACTGGAGCGCACTTTTTCTGAGGAGCTTTTATCCAATGTCACCAAACAATCCGAGCAAACCATTTCCAACATAGAGCGGTTCGTCTACTCCAGACTGAATGAACTGAAAATAGCTGCGACCGACCCTTACTTCAGACAAGACAACATCTCACAAGCTGACCTCACCCGCAAGTTGCAGGAACTGGAAAGCCTCAATGACCTGTACGCTAGCTTTTCCTTTTTCAACAATGACCGCTTGAGAATCGCGGATAGTAAGTCACTTTCTGTGGGAAAAACACACTCATTGAGCACTTACTGGACCAAGATATCACCTACTATAGATGCGGTGGTGGATGTAGACAGATCAGAATCCACAGAGCTGAATGTAATGAATTTCGCCACTGTGGTGAAGGATCCTGAAACTAGAGAGCCAAAGGGTGTGCTGGTTGGGAGTATTCTGGTTGACGAGCTCTATAAGTTTATGGGTGACATCTCTCTTGGTGAAAACGAAAGACAGCTGAGTGTAACCCTCCTGGATGAGGGTGGCATCATTCTATACACACAAGACGAGAGCAAGACTGTCCTACAGGACAAATTTGCCGATTTTGACCTGATCCAAAAGGTAAAAAATGCCTCTGCCCGTGTGGAGCGAATCGAGACAGAAGATCAGTTTCTGTTTGTGGCAAAAGAGCAAGGCTATCTAAACAATGTCGGTAACGACTGGACGCTCGTGGTGAGCATAGGGAAAGAAGAGGCCTTGCTACCACTTGCCGAAATTCAGAAAAAACTATTGTGGGTGATCTTACTGGCCCTGGGTGCTTCGATCATACTCGCACTGATCGTAGCTAATATTTTCGTGAGGCCCATCGTAAAACTGAGTAAAATCGCCGAGGATCTGGGTAAGGGGAATCTCTCTGCCGAAATCAAAATCACCTCCAATGATGAGGTAGGCAAGCTCGCTTCACAACTCTCAAACGCTTCACAGGTGCTGATCAGGCGTCTGGATGAGCAAAAGAAACTAAATGATAAGCTGGAACACCAGAAAAATGAGATGGTCGCTCAGAAACAATTGCTGGAGCAAGCCAACAGGCAGGTGTCAGACAGTATCATCTATGCCCAAAGAATTCAGCGATCTATTCTACCAGAGATCACTGTCCTCTCCAAATTAGTGAAGGATGCCTTTGTTTTTTACGAACCAAAAGATGTAGTAAGTGGAGACTTTTACTGGTTTGAGCGGGTCAGACAAGGTAGAAATGAATACCTCATCATCGCCTGTGCCGACTGTACTGGCCATGGTGTACCGGGAGCCATCATGTCTATCATGGGGAGTAACCAGCTGACCAACATCGTGTATTATCAAAATTACATTGATCCAAATAAGATCCTGGCCCGATTGGACAAGGTTATCAAATTTGAACTGAAGCGTGATGAAAACCAGAACCAGGATGGCCTGGAAATAGGCATCTGCATCATCAATCTGGACGATCTGAAAATGGAATTTGCCGGAGCGGGGATACCACTTTATCTCATCAAGAAAGGAACCAATGAGCTCATTACATACAAGAGCCCTAAGTTTATGATTGGTGGCATAGAGGGTGACGAAAAAGAGGTGGCAGGAAAGCTGAATAAAGAAGAAGTACAGCTGGAAGAAGGTGATAAAATTTACCTTTCATCAGATGGCTTTCAAGATCAGTTCGGCGGAGAGCATGATAAGAAGTTCCTAAGTAAAAACTTCAAAAAGCTCATTGAAGACATCTCTGAAAAACCTATGAGTGATCAAATCAAGGACCTGGAAAATGCCTTTAGATCATGGAAAAAAAATACACCTCAAACAGACGATGTAGTGGTCATCGGTGTTGAGGTGTAGTGTAAGTTTAAATCCTATTTCTTTCAATACCTGATCAGCAGACTTTCATCTACTGACATCTCATAGAGTGTTTCCAGTGCAGTACTCAGGCTTGTCAGGAGCTCGGCATCCAGATCCACATCAGGGTCCAAATCCTCCATTTGTTTCAGGTTGTACCCCTTCGCTCGGATCTCATCCACACACTTTAAACATATTCGGGTCCAGGACTGAGGACTTATGTTTTCAGTACACCAATTTTTAAAATTGCTTGCCTTTACTTTCATACCGTCCATCTTTAAAGCTTAAATCCCATAATCGAAACATCATCTGTCAGGCCACCCTCTCCTATCCAGTCGTCTATAGTCTGATTCAGGAATTTATACTGCTCACTGAGTGTCTTCTTTTGGATGGATTTGATCATCTCTTCAAATTTCTCCTGAGAAAATTTCACACCGTCCTGATTTTCCTGATTGAAGTACCCATTGGAGAACATATAGTAGGTAGCATCCTCCTGAATCTCAATCTTATCAGCCATCAGGTCATCCACATTCTCCTCAGATTCACCTTCCAACACCACCATTTCCTTTCCATTGAAAATAATCATGTCCTGATTGATTCCGCTAAACTGAAGGGTCTTTGCGTTGTTATCAAACAGTGCTACGGAAACCTTAAGGTCGCATTCCAGTTCTTTAGAGCCCGCGGCATCCAGTTCCTGAGTCAATTCCTTAATAATATCTCCTGAGTGAAAAATCTTCCTGTCCTGGATCAAATCGTTGAGAATAGAATCCGCGATGAGGGTCTTCAGTGATCCCACGATTCCTTTCCCATCAAACTCAATAAGGGCTATTACGGTGTAATCTTCTGATCTGAAATTCAAACTTGTCGTCCAGATAAACTCCTCACTAAAGAGGTACTTGGTACGATACATTACAAAATGCTCAGAAAATATGCGGCTAAGGTAGCGTTCATTTGGAAGCATCGACTGCTGAAGTAGTCCTGCATATCGGATGCTATCTATCAGCCGCTTGTTGATGCTGTTCAGCTCTTCTGTTCTTTCCTTCACTCTGCGCTCCAACTCCACGTTGGACACCTCTAGCTCCTTGATATGCTCTTCGCTATCCACAGACTGCTGGTAGGTCTCCATGGCCCTGTCCAGCAGGCCCTTCATTTCATCAAAATTCCAGGGCTTGGTGATGTACTTATATATACCACATCTGTTGATACCATCTTTGATGGCCTCAATATCTGTAAACCCGGTAAGAATGATCTTGATCACATCAGGATGGTCGGGAAGTATCTTCTCGAGGAACTCCGTCCCGGTCATCTCAGGCATACGCTGGTCAGTGACCACCACCTGGATTTCATTCTCACTTAGTATATCAATCGCCTCAAAAGGGTTTGTAGTGGTAAACACCTTGAAAAACTTCCTGAAATTTGACTTAAATACCCTCAGGTTAGTCGCTTCATCGTCTACATAAAGCAGGGAGTATTTTTTCTCACTTCTGGTTGTTATATCTGGTGAATCTTGCAGTTCTTCCATTTCCTAGGGTAGGTAATTAGGTTGATTGTAATTAAAGATTATTTGCTCTCTGCCACTTTCGTGCTCTGATCTTTTGTCACTTTCTGGATCTTCTTAGGCAAGGTGATCACAAACTCAGTGCCCTTACCTTCTTCACTGGTAAGCTCAATCTTACCGTTGTGCTTTTCGATGATCCCGTAGGTAATGGACATTCCCAGCCCTGTTCCTACACCCACTGCTTTGGTGGTAAAGAAAGGTTCCCAAATTCTGTTCTTAATCTTTTCAGGAATACCCACACCATTATCCTTAATTCTCACCACAACTTCATTATCCAACTCCTCGGTGTAAATGGTGATCTCTCCGTCTTTGCGCTCCTTCGGTATGGCCTGAATACCATTGTTCAGGATATTCATAAATACCTGATTAAGCTGACCAGGATAACATTCTATATCCTTCATCTTCTCATCATAGTACTTAGATACCTTAATGGTATTCTTGGTTTTATTTCTAAGCAGCGTAAGCGTGGCATCAATGTTCTCATTCACATTGGCTGTTTTAGACTCCTCTTCATCGAGTCTGGAGAATACCCTCAGACCTTTTACGATTTCTATGGTTCGGGTTACCCCGTAATTTACGTCTTTGATCAGCTCGTCCAACTCTTCGAGGATCTCTTCGTACTCATGCTCTTCTTTGAGTTCCTTCACGTTCTCAATGACTTCCTCCAGATCCGCACCTTCATCCAGCCTTGAGTATTCTTCGGCAATCTCCCGCATAGATTCGATCGACATCTTGATAGATACCATACCACTGGAGATAAAGTTGATAGGGTTGTTGATCTCGTGAGCAATACCCGCTGTAAGCTGCCCCAAAGATGCCATTTTCTCAGAGTGAACAAGCTGCGACTGTGCATCCTTTAGAGACTGAATAGCCATATTCAGCTCCTCCTTGGACTTCTGTTCCTTTTTCAGAGTCTCCTTAAGTTTCTTCTCCGCAAGGAAGAGTTTCTCGTTATCCTGCAGTTGCTTATCAGCCAACTCCCTAATTTCTACTTCAGAATCCTGTAATCTCTTATAGGCCTGATTCAATTCATCCTGGGCTTTGATCAACTTCTCATTGATCCTGATCTGCTCCTCAGATGACTTCAGCAACTTGCTCTCAGACTCTTTTAGTTTCTGGTTATTCAGCTCTATTTCCTTTCTTGATTCATAGAGTTTCTTGTTAATCAGTTTCTGCTTCTTAAAGTTGATTTTAAGCTCTTCTTCTGATTTTTTCACCTTCACGTAGGCCTTGTTGGCAGACAGGTAATTATCACCAGCCAACTTCACCAAAGGTCTAAATACAAACAGCCCCTGAAGGAGAAGTATACCAAGGAAAGCAGCGAATACGATTTTCTCCACCAGACTGAAACCCGTCTTGTAGGACTGAGCCTCCTGAACAAAATAGTCCGCAATTTTATCCGTTGCTATCTGATATTTTCTAACTGTATTAATAAGAGTC
This Marinoscillum sp. 108 DNA region includes the following protein-coding sequences:
- a CDS encoding pitrilysin family protein, whose product is MKRITLYLFNIVICLAVFAQKQTPPAGGTPKDFTLPEKTTFKLDNGLTVVMIPYGNLPKVTVSAVVKTGNIHEGEGQIWLADITADLMQEGTTTRTAQEVSLAAANMGGQINIGVGPNQTTASGEVLSEFGADLVGLIADVLQQPAFPGGELSRLINDRKRDLSVQMSRPQPQATEKFNKIIYGNHPYGDIYPTEEILDSYTIDDVRKFYSDNFGAQRTVVYVAGVFNEAEMKEAITKAFSQWVTGPAVSFDVPEAVAKPGVEILDRADAPQSTIIMGLPVVDPSHPDFIPLSVTNYLLGGSFASRITSNIREDKGYTYSPRSTVDTRYGAATWYEMADVTTDVTGPSLKEISYEINKLRSEVPGVEELDGIKNYRAGIFVLQNSSPGGIIGQLSFLDLYGLDDSYLTEYVKNVYAVTPEQVTEMTRKYLDYEKMTIVVVGDKKVIEKQIEDYQNALDNF
- a CDS encoding pitrilysin family protein, with product MNKICKWTGVVLVSLMFGCNPQKAESPQDYSYQVPVDYYKLNNGLKVVFSQDKTAPTVVVAVYYNIGFRIEPQDRTGFAHLFEHMMFQGSENLGKMEFVKLVQQNGGVLNGSTRFDFTNYFEILPAHKLQTALWAEADRMSGLAITEDNLINQQGVVKNEVKVNVLNQPYGGFPWLDMPQYANENWYNAHNFYGDLEDLDAATLEDVKSFFDTFYAPNNAVLVVVGDFEKDETRQWIQEYFGDLPSAELPPVADISEPKQTAEKVFSKPDKLATRPALAFAYHMPERNTPEYYAMGLIDQLLLQGDDALLNQRFVKEKGYTGSVDGGINLLGNMFNYNGPMLWMGSLIHDAEVPSDSITAVLNQAIDEFTSKEVTQADLDRALIKMRSDLYSNLGGFFGFGRADLLASFALFDDDPGRINLLEGEFRKITPDLLKRTAEEYLVPENRTILILEPTTEEN
- the msrB gene encoding peptide-methionine (R)-S-oxide reductase MsrB, giving the protein MNGLKLLSTVIILGILSQACAQEKTANESGQEKTTESDIIPIKLANSEWKQRLSPEAYYVMREQGTERAFTGAYWDHKKEGTYVCKACDLPLFSSETKFKSGTGWPSFYEPLAKSNVGEEKDSSYGMARTEVHCARCGGHLGHIFPDGPKPTGLRYCINSVSLNFKPKD
- a CDS encoding YheT family hydrolase; its protein translation is MPVIKKSEYKNPPFYLFNAHLETIVPSMFFKEPNDLYERERLELGDGDFLDLDWIKNNKDRCIVITHGLEGGSERYYVKRTAKFFRDRGWDVMAWNCRSCSGEMNRLPRFYHHGDTEDLSVVIDRVLEEGYESVALVGYSMGGSMSLKYLGEQSRASEIKGGVFFSVPCDLRDSAIQLLKKENRLYEQRFLKKLVEKIRIKAEAHPGVVSSEGLDSLKDFDTFHDRYTAPLHGFQSKDDFFASATCDQYLPGISVPVLIVNAQNDPMLGPACSPYDIAHQSEFVYLETPKKGGHVGFTLPGNAYSYMEKRAEAFIHEQLGISPSV
- a CDS encoding DUF2452 domain-containing protein; this encodes MQANKIDVSKIDLEKEREKITDFPGLIAFAHTVGSALIKPEDKGKIKGQALAAMHDQTDRQFRQVMDQMRVLMEQAHELKMRVKVSERIYQSTLNFTPVIHQVYHLYRRKDGSEFLSMIAPAEWGRKLPFEKHEASVRLLSDHTWEVLEDHLEDVS
- a CDS encoding DUF3127 domain-containing protein, translating into MTIDGKLIEKSPTQDVTDSFKKREFVVEYAENPQYPEFLKFELIQTNCQQLDGFEVGDEMTISFNLKGRKWNDPKGGTKYFNSLQAWRLDKKSGSGDTPPPPQTDEGWMKEDFSSDEDLPF
- a CDS encoding DUF2911 domain-containing protein; the protein is MSKIRSQIGLAVLAFSLGLLTTSCNSKAEHRPSPPASDSVQVNGVSINVEYSSPGVKKRKIWGELVPYNEIWRTGANKATFLNTSGDILINGETLPKGTYAIFTIPTDSTWTIIFNEEWDQWGSYNYNQNKDIFRLIVTPSKSDFDERMKFTLTKNALTFDWEELSYELTIDTP
- a CDS encoding DUF302 domain-containing protein, with product MEIIDSKEELIFFEVVSHDGIAKERGLKLPPTRSILFEDPTLTTTLINCQQTAALDLPLEIIVWEEFGDVYLGFMDPKFMKRRFMINECDETIQALGDLMIRVTMDAIRELK